The proteins below come from a single Cannabis sativa cultivar Pink pepper isolate KNU-18-1 chromosome 3, ASM2916894v1, whole genome shotgun sequence genomic window:
- the LOC115710379 gene encoding uncharacterized protein LOC115710379, whose product MFLLLIFTRDFAYPRPLAKAVLQVIMAFGFFYYAMGWPGQIYVVTVLIGLGYGSHWAMLLAAVSELFGLKSFGALYNFLTLSNPAGSLIFLEARASGLYDYYAEKQASFMLKNPISVTTKTLGEDKSLSLVWAPFAIPSLVVVAYVPNCKEAQILSFEFQIEALQAYACTPRAEHKSPNTSLNHV is encoded by the coding sequence ATGTTTTTGTTACTTATTTTTACCAGAGATTTTGCCTATCCAAGAccattggctaaagctgtactCCAAGTCATTATGGCATTTGGGTTTTTCTACTATGCTATGGGATGGCCAGGGCAAATCTATGTTGTGACTGTTTTGATAGGACTTGGGTATGGTTCCCACTGGGCAATGTTGCTTGCTGCAGTTTCTGAGCTATTTGGATTGAAGAGTTTTGGGGCCTTGTATAACTTCCTAACACTTTCAAACCCTGCTGGTTCACTAATATTCTTAGAGGCCCGTGCTAGTGGCTTATATGACTATTATGCAGAGAAACAAGCTTCTTTCATGCTCAAAAATCCCATATCAGTAACTACAAAAACTCTTGGAGAAGACAAATCACTCTCACTTGTTTGGGCACCATTTGCTATTCCTTCACTTGTGGTTGTGGCATATGTACCTAATTGTAAAGAAGCTCAAATTCTCTCATTTGAGTTTCAAATTGAAGCTTTACAAGCATATGCATGTACTCCCAGAGCTGAACACAAATCTCCAAACACATCACTGAACCATGTGTAA